A single window of Luteipulveratus halotolerans DNA harbors:
- a CDS encoding SRPBCC family protein produces the protein MAESTQSSVVVQAAPEAVLDIIADFDGYPEWTQFKSATVVAEDADGWPEQVEFVLDAGPIKDTYTLSYDWDVVEDGTGTVSWTLVKASLLKTLDGTYTLTAEGAGTKVDYQLKVDVSLPMLGVLKRKAESIIIDTALKGLKKRAEA, from the coding sequence ATGGCCGAGAGCACCCAGTCCTCCGTCGTGGTCCAGGCCGCGCCCGAGGCCGTCCTGGACATCATCGCCGACTTCGACGGATACCCCGAGTGGACGCAGTTCAAGAGCGCCACCGTGGTTGCCGAGGACGCGGACGGCTGGCCCGAGCAGGTCGAGTTCGTGCTCGATGCAGGCCCCATCAAGGACACCTACACGCTGTCGTACGACTGGGACGTCGTCGAGGACGGCACCGGCACCGTCAGCTGGACCCTGGTCAAGGCGTCGTTGCTCAAGACCCTCGACGGCACCTACACCCTGACCGCCGAGGGCGCGGGCACCAAGGTCGACTACCAGCTCAAGGTCGACGTGTCGCTGCCGATGCTCGGTGTGCTCAAGCGCAAGGCCGAGTCGATCATCATCGACACCGCGCTCAAAGGACTGAAGAAGCGCGCCGAGGCCTGA
- a CDS encoding ROK family glucokinase has product MTGPTIGLDVGGTKIAGALIDPAGTVLQRRTVASPAADPDAIVAALAGLVAELSPAGTRPAVGAACAGYLDAEREAVRFAPNLAWRDFPLRRLLADATGHEVVIENDADAAAYGELICGAAQGSDDLVMVTLGTGVGGAVVHRGQVHRGAFGVGGELGHVRVERDGRLCGCGNRGCLEAYSSGTALLARAREAVASGAAGAAALSDACDGDVTALTGHDVSRLAAERDVLSVELLADVGRWLGEGLATVAAVVDPGLIVVGGGLSATGDLVLEPARTAYAQHLTGGAHRPVADMVLARLGNDAGMIGAAALAREERT; this is encoded by the coding sequence ATGACCGGTCCGACCATCGGCCTCGACGTCGGCGGTACGAAGATCGCGGGCGCGCTCATCGACCCAGCAGGCACCGTCCTGCAGCGTCGCACCGTGGCCTCACCCGCAGCAGACCCGGACGCCATCGTGGCCGCGCTGGCCGGCCTGGTCGCCGAGCTGTCACCTGCGGGCACCCGACCCGCGGTCGGTGCCGCCTGCGCCGGATACCTGGACGCCGAACGCGAGGCCGTGCGATTCGCCCCCAACCTCGCCTGGCGCGACTTCCCGCTGCGGCGGCTGCTAGCCGACGCGACCGGTCACGAGGTGGTGATCGAGAACGACGCGGACGCCGCGGCGTACGGCGAGCTGATCTGTGGAGCCGCACAGGGCAGCGACGACCTGGTCATGGTGACGCTCGGGACGGGTGTGGGGGGCGCGGTCGTGCACCGCGGGCAGGTCCATCGCGGCGCCTTCGGAGTCGGCGGCGAGCTCGGCCACGTCCGTGTCGAGCGGGACGGCCGCCTGTGCGGCTGCGGCAACCGCGGCTGCCTGGAGGCCTACTCCAGCGGCACGGCTCTGCTCGCTCGTGCGCGTGAGGCGGTCGCATCGGGCGCGGCAGGTGCAGCGGCGCTGAGTGACGCCTGCGACGGCGATGTCACCGCCCTCACCGGGCACGACGTCTCCCGTCTCGCGGCCGAGCGTGACGTGCTGTCTGTCGAGCTGCTCGCCGATGTCGGTCGATGGCTCGGCGAGGGCCTGGCCACCGTCGCGGCAGTGGTCGACCCCGGCCTGATCGTGGTCGGGGGCGGGCTGAGCGCCACCGGCGACCTGGTCCTCGAGCCGGCCCGGACGGCGTACGCGCAGCACCTCACCGGGGGAGCCCATCGGCCGGTGGCCGACATGGTGCTCGCACGGCTGGGCAACGACGCTGGCATGATCGGTGCGGCTGCACTGGCACGGGAGGAGCGCACATGA
- a CDS encoding ROK family glucokinase: MSGSPRAIGIDIGGTKVAGGLVDHEGTVLLRARRDTPHRSTAPRVVEDMIVSVVEELLEGSDEEVAAIGIGAAGFVAADRATVVFAPHLSWRHEPLREALSRRVEQPVFVDNDANAACWAEWRFGAGQGETHLVMVNLGTGIGGAVMHDGRIQRGRFGIAGEFGHMQVMPGGHRCECGNRGCWEQYASGNALVREARSLVAAQSPLAADLIASVEGDVGAVTGPMVTEAARNGDPIAAELLAEIGGWLGTGLANLANAFDPGSFIIGGGVSDAGDLLLEPARESFRKHLAGRGYRPEARIKQASLRNEAGLVGAADLARAAVVPA; the protein is encoded by the coding sequence ATGAGCGGGTCGCCACGGGCGATCGGCATCGACATCGGCGGTACGAAGGTCGCCGGGGGACTGGTCGATCACGAGGGCACCGTCCTGCTGCGTGCGCGTCGTGACACGCCGCATCGCTCGACGGCCCCACGGGTCGTCGAGGACATGATCGTCAGCGTCGTCGAGGAGCTGCTCGAGGGCAGCGACGAGGAGGTCGCGGCGATCGGCATCGGCGCCGCCGGTTTCGTGGCGGCTGATCGTGCCACCGTCGTGTTCGCCCCTCACCTGTCGTGGCGCCACGAGCCGTTGCGCGAGGCGCTCTCGCGCAGGGTCGAGCAGCCGGTCTTCGTCGACAACGACGCCAACGCCGCGTGCTGGGCGGAGTGGCGGTTCGGAGCCGGCCAGGGTGAGACGCACCTGGTCATGGTCAACCTCGGCACCGGCATCGGCGGCGCTGTCATGCACGACGGCCGGATTCAGCGTGGCCGGTTCGGCATCGCCGGCGAGTTCGGCCACATGCAGGTCATGCCCGGCGGTCACCGGTGCGAGTGCGGCAACCGGGGCTGCTGGGAGCAGTACGCCAGCGGCAACGCTCTCGTCCGCGAAGCGCGGTCGCTGGTCGCCGCCCAGTCGCCGCTCGCGGCCGACCTCATCGCCTCGGTCGAGGGTGACGTCGGTGCGGTGACCGGCCCGATGGTCACCGAGGCTGCCCGTAACGGAGACCCGATCGCCGCTGAGCTGCTCGCCGAGATCGGTGGCTGGCTCGGCACTGGTCTCGCCAACCTCGCCAACGCCTTCGACCCGGGTTCGTTCATCATCGGTGGAGGCGTGAGCGATGCGGGCGACCTGCTGCTCGAGCCGGCACGTGAGTCCTTCCGCAAGCATCTCGCCGGCCGTGGCTACCGCCCGGAGGCACGCATCAAGCAGGCGAGCCTGCGCAACGAGGCGGGCCTGGTCGGCGCCGCTGACCTTGCTCGCGCCGCGGTGGTCCCGGCATGA
- a CDS encoding endonuclease/exonuclease/phosphatase family protein: protein MSTPLSADDVPDAKGAGTGTSTLRVVSYNVRAFKDDTEALRRVIRRLDPDVLCLQEVPRHPFSGHRIAEFAASLGLYWAGGHRGRMSTTLFTALRVEVLASGHRQLPVRRPDEPRGWAFARLQLPGHQPITAVSLHLSLRPAERPAHAALLRQAAELGDDVPLVVAGDINETHQGKAWTELSRELEDANGDVLTFPSRNPVKRIDAIFASPQLRPVRPQVDLDEADLVAATDHRPLFLDLDLSTLRRG from the coding sequence ATGAGCACCCCGCTGAGCGCTGACGACGTCCCTGACGCCAAGGGCGCCGGAACGGGGACGAGCACGTTGCGGGTGGTGTCCTACAACGTGCGTGCGTTCAAGGACGACACCGAGGCCCTGCGCCGCGTGATCCGCCGGCTCGACCCGGACGTGCTGTGCCTGCAGGAAGTCCCTCGCCACCCGTTCTCCGGCCACCGCATCGCCGAGTTCGCCGCGAGCCTCGGGCTCTACTGGGCGGGTGGTCACCGCGGGCGGATGAGCACGACGCTGTTCACGGCTCTGCGGGTCGAGGTGCTCGCGAGCGGCCACCGTCAGCTGCCCGTACGCCGCCCGGACGAGCCGCGTGGCTGGGCGTTCGCACGACTGCAGCTCCCGGGCCACCAGCCGATCACCGCGGTGAGCCTGCACCTCAGCCTGCGCCCCGCAGAGCGTCCTGCGCACGCGGCGCTGCTGCGACAGGCGGCCGAGCTCGGTGACGACGTGCCGCTCGTCGTGGCCGGCGACATCAACGAGACCCATCAGGGCAAGGCCTGGACCGAGCTCTCGCGTGAGCTCGAGGACGCCAACGGCGATGTCCTGACGTTCCCGAGTCGCAACCCGGTCAAGCGGATCGACGCGATCTTCGCCTCGCCGCAGCTGCGGCCCGTACGCCCGCAGGTCGACCTCGACGAGGCAGACCTGGTGGCGGCGACCGATCATCGACCGCTCTTCCTCGACCTCGACCTCAGCACCCTGCGTCGTGGCTGA
- a CDS encoding alpha/beta hydrolase, protein MRILPGAEPWSVDGSEIGVLVCHGFTGTTQSVRPIAERCAAEGWTVRMPRLPGHGTTWQDLNRTVWTDWYAEVEAAYAELQQRCSQVVVAGLSMGGSLVTLLAEQHHEVAGLVLVNPMYEPKDPRLRALPALKHVVPSLAAIGNDIKKAGATELAYDRTPLKALHSATELWRRTARDLPQITQPVLLMHSPEDHVVEPSNSELLLSRVSSADVTEILLEDSFHVATLDHDAGRIMDETADFVRRVCAS, encoded by the coding sequence ATGCGCATCCTTCCGGGCGCCGAGCCCTGGTCCGTCGACGGCTCCGAGATCGGCGTCCTCGTCTGTCACGGGTTCACCGGGACCACCCAGTCCGTCCGTCCGATCGCCGAGCGCTGCGCCGCCGAGGGCTGGACCGTACGCATGCCTCGTCTGCCCGGTCACGGCACCACCTGGCAGGACCTCAACCGCACCGTCTGGACCGACTGGTACGCCGAGGTCGAGGCGGCGTACGCCGAGCTGCAGCAACGCTGCTCGCAGGTCGTCGTCGCGGGGCTGTCGATGGGCGGCAGTCTCGTCACCCTGCTCGCCGAGCAGCACCACGAGGTCGCCGGCCTGGTCCTGGTCAACCCGATGTACGAGCCGAAGGACCCACGCCTGCGGGCGCTGCCCGCACTCAAGCACGTCGTCCCGTCGCTGGCCGCGATCGGCAACGACATCAAGAAGGCCGGGGCGACCGAGCTGGCGTACGACCGGACACCGTTGAAGGCGCTGCACTCGGCCACCGAGCTGTGGCGACGTACGGCGCGCGACCTTCCCCAGATCACCCAGCCCGTGCTGCTGATGCACTCGCCGGAGGACCACGTGGTCGAGCCGTCCAACTCCGAGCTGCTGCTCTCGCGGGTGTCCAGCGCCGACGTGACCGAGATCCTGCTCGAGGACTCCTTCCACGTGGCCACCCTCGATCACGACGCAGGGCGCATCATGGATGAGACCGCCGACTTCGTCCGCAGGGTGTGTGCCTCATGA
- a CDS encoding lysophospholipid acyltransferase family protein — translation MFYWFLKKILLGPLLNVLFRPWVDGEEHVPKQGGAILASNHLSFSDSFFLPLVVERRITFPAKMEYFTGTGIKGRLTAAFFRGVGQIPIDRSGGQASEAAIEAGLKVLRRGDLFGIYPEGTRSPDGRLYKGKTGVARMALEAKVPVLPVAMIDTDKAQPTGRVIPKIMRIGVRIGRPMDFSRYDGMQDDRFVLRSITDEIMYELMLLSGQEYVDVYAASVKDRVAARAKEIGSGAAALAHHLQEEAAARIERVQQRRAEAAEKAEQSDAGEADPTEDSVEDESAAAGPAQPAGGSSRATA, via the coding sequence GTGTTCTACTGGTTCCTGAAGAAGATCCTTCTCGGTCCTCTTCTCAATGTGCTGTTCCGACCCTGGGTCGACGGCGAGGAGCACGTGCCGAAGCAGGGCGGTGCGATCCTCGCGAGCAACCACCTGTCGTTCTCGGACTCCTTCTTCCTGCCGCTCGTGGTCGAGCGTCGCATCACCTTCCCGGCCAAGATGGAGTACTTCACGGGCACGGGCATCAAGGGCCGGCTCACCGCTGCGTTCTTCCGCGGCGTCGGCCAGATCCCGATCGACCGGTCCGGCGGTCAGGCCAGCGAGGCGGCGATCGAGGCGGGCCTGAAGGTGCTGCGCCGCGGTGACCTGTTCGGCATCTACCCCGAGGGCACCCGCTCGCCCGACGGCCGCCTCTACAAGGGCAAGACCGGCGTGGCGCGGATGGCGCTCGAGGCCAAGGTCCCGGTGCTGCCGGTCGCGATGATCGATACCGACAAGGCCCAGCCGACGGGCCGTGTCATCCCCAAGATCATGCGGATCGGGGTGCGCATCGGTCGCCCGATGGACTTCTCGCGCTACGACGGGATGCAGGACGACCGTTTCGTCCTGCGGTCGATCACCGACGAGATCATGTACGAGCTGATGCTGCTCTCCGGTCAGGAGTACGTCGACGTCTACGCCGCATCGGTCAAGGACCGGGTCGCGGCCCGGGCCAAGGAGATCGGCAGCGGTGCGGCTGCCCTGGCCCATCACCTCCAGGAGGAGGCGGCCGCGCGGATCGAGCGCGTCCAGCAGCGGCGTGCCGAGGCCGCCGAGAAGGCCGAGCAGTCGGACGCCGGCGAGGCCGACCCGACCGAGGATTCCGTCGAGGACGAGTCCGCAGCAGCCGGACCGGCCCAGCCGGCGGGCGGCAGCTCGCGCGCCACGGCCTGA
- a CDS encoding class II 3-deoxy-7-phosphoheptulonate synthase, whose product MSTTLPTTPSASLTASAGLQWPELEAAQQPTWPQDGSLDRVRETLASYPPLVFAGECDVLRSRLADASRGEAFLLQGGDCAEMFESATADNIRDRVKTILQMAAVLTYGASTPVIKMGRIAGQYAKPRSKDIETRGEVTLPAYRGDMVNDFAFTPEARRPDPERLLRAYHTSSATLNLVRAFTTGGFADLRSVHEWNRGFIANSAYARYETTARDIDKAMRFMQACGADFDAMNARTVEFFASHEALLLDYEQPLTRIDSRTGNPYATSGHFVWVGERTRQLDGAHLDYVSRIHNPVGVKLGPTVDPDEVLRIIDKVDPEREPGRLTFITRMGAGTIREALPRVVEKVTASGAQVVWVSDPMHGNTFESSTGYKTRDFDDVVEEVRGFFEVHQSLGTIPGGIHVELTGNDVTECIGGSEKILDADLERRYETACDPRLNHQQSLELAFLVAEMLGQRLA is encoded by the coding sequence GTGAGTACCACCCTTCCGACGACCCCATCGGCATCCCTCACCGCCAGCGCGGGCCTGCAGTGGCCCGAGCTCGAGGCTGCGCAGCAGCCCACCTGGCCGCAGGACGGTTCACTGGACCGTGTGCGCGAGACGCTGGCCTCGTATCCGCCGCTGGTGTTCGCCGGGGAGTGCGACGTACTCCGCTCGCGACTGGCTGACGCGTCCCGCGGCGAGGCGTTCCTGCTGCAGGGCGGCGACTGCGCCGAGATGTTCGAGTCCGCGACGGCCGACAACATCCGCGACCGGGTCAAGACCATCCTGCAGATGGCAGCCGTGCTGACCTACGGCGCGAGCACGCCGGTCATCAAGATGGGGCGCATCGCGGGCCAGTACGCCAAGCCGCGCAGCAAGGACATCGAGACGCGGGGAGAGGTGACCCTGCCGGCGTACCGCGGTGACATGGTCAACGACTTCGCCTTCACCCCGGAGGCGCGTCGCCCCGACCCCGAGCGGCTGCTGCGGGCGTACCACACCTCGTCGGCCACGCTGAACCTCGTGCGGGCGTTCACCACGGGCGGCTTCGCCGACCTGCGCAGCGTGCACGAGTGGAACCGTGGCTTCATCGCCAACTCCGCCTACGCCCGCTACGAGACGACCGCGCGTGACATCGACAAGGCCATGCGGTTCATGCAGGCGTGCGGAGCCGACTTCGACGCGATGAACGCACGCACGGTCGAGTTCTTCGCCAGCCACGAGGCGCTGCTGCTCGACTACGAGCAGCCGCTGACGCGGATCGACTCGCGCACCGGCAACCCGTACGCCACGTCGGGCCACTTCGTGTGGGTCGGTGAGCGCACCCGTCAGCTCGATGGTGCCCACCTCGACTACGTCTCGCGCATCCACAACCCGGTGGGCGTCAAGCTCGGACCAACGGTCGACCCCGACGAGGTGCTGCGCATCATCGACAAGGTCGACCCCGAGCGCGAGCCGGGGCGCCTGACGTTCATCACGCGCATGGGCGCCGGCACGATCCGCGAGGCGCTGCCGCGCGTGGTCGAGAAGGTCACGGCCAGCGGTGCCCAGGTGGTGTGGGTCAGCGACCCGATGCACGGCAACACGTTCGAGTCGTCCACGGGCTACAAGACGCGTGACTTCGACGACGTGGTCGAGGAGGTCCGCGGCTTCTTCGAGGTGCACCAGTCGCTCGGGACGATTCCCGGAGGCATCCACGTCGAGCTCACCGGCAACGACGTCACTGAGTGCATCGGTGGCTCGGAGAAGATCTTGGACGCCGACCTCGAGCGTCGGTACGAGACCGCGTGCGACCCGCGTCTCAACCACCAGCAAAGTCTCGAGCTGGCGTTCCTCGTCGCCGAGATGCTGGGCCAGCGCCTGGCCTGA
- the pknB gene encoding Stk1 family PASTA domain-containing Ser/Thr kinase, which yields MSKVASSSLVGRVIDGRYRIRSHLADGGMGSVFVAVDERLDREVALKVMRTDLSRDDAFVARFRREARSAARLAHPNVVSVYDQGQDASYVFLAMELVRGQTLRDVIRADAPLTPRAALDIYEAVLRALRAAHAAGLVHRDVKPENVLISDEGTIKVADFGLARAVTTDTLTTNSDVLLGTAAYLSPEQVEHGTVDQRSDVYSSGLLLFEMLTGEKAYPGDSPIHVAYQHVHGAVPMPSDAVPSVPAELDELVALASAKDPVRRPANAGEMLSETRQARSRLDDADLDHRPGPARTPDSAPTSTAAIDRRDATSRLRRPPAAARPASARTTGARAVGARPAPRRPAGARADRSGAPHRDGPRTGWWVAAAIAVVIAVVGGGAVWWWGAGPGASASVPDVTHLSRGSAVRAIDQSGLSAQVREVFSETVPRDTVVRTVPGAGSDQRKSEAVVLEVSKGPERYLVPQLTGVDQATARQRLTAGHLAVGTVTQAFHETVPAGQVVSSRPGTGAEQKKGARVDLVVSKGRQPITVPTVTGQTQEQASGALTDAGLAVSLAPQAFSDTVPNGSVISQNPSTGTLFRGETVTLTVSKGPQIIAVPRVIDMKVGEARRTLEAAGLKVKVSRVFGGIFDTVRDQNPAPGSQVPRGTEVTLSVV from the coding sequence GTGTCCAAGGTCGCCTCTTCATCGCTCGTCGGTCGTGTGATCGACGGCCGCTACCGCATCCGCTCCCACCTCGCGGACGGCGGCATGGGCAGTGTCTTCGTCGCCGTCGACGAGCGCCTCGACCGTGAGGTCGCGCTGAAGGTCATGCGGACCGACCTGAGCCGTGACGACGCCTTCGTCGCCCGTTTTCGCCGAGAGGCGCGATCAGCTGCACGGCTGGCCCACCCCAACGTCGTCAGCGTGTACGACCAGGGCCAGGACGCGTCGTACGTCTTCCTGGCCATGGAGCTCGTCCGCGGCCAGACGCTGCGTGACGTCATCCGGGCGGACGCACCCCTCACTCCCCGGGCGGCCCTGGACATCTACGAAGCGGTCCTGCGCGCCCTACGGGCGGCGCACGCGGCGGGTCTGGTCCACCGTGACGTCAAGCCCGAGAACGTCCTGATCAGCGACGAGGGCACCATCAAGGTGGCCGACTTCGGACTCGCGCGCGCCGTGACGACCGACACCCTCACCACCAACAGCGACGTGCTGCTCGGCACGGCCGCCTACCTGTCGCCCGAGCAGGTCGAGCACGGCACGGTCGACCAGCGCAGCGACGTCTACTCCTCGGGCCTGCTGCTGTTCGAGATGCTGACCGGTGAGAAGGCCTACCCAGGCGACAGCCCGATCCACGTGGCCTACCAGCACGTCCACGGCGCGGTGCCGATGCCCTCCGATGCCGTGCCCAGCGTTCCGGCCGAGCTCGACGAGCTCGTCGCGCTCGCCTCGGCCAAGGACCCTGTACGCCGCCCCGCCAACGCGGGCGAGATGCTCTCCGAGACCCGCCAGGCCCGCAGCCGGCTCGACGACGCCGACCTCGACCACCGCCCCGGGCCGGCCCGTACTCCTGACTCGGCGCCGACCTCGACCGCGGCGATCGATCGCCGCGACGCCACGAGCAGGCTGCGCCGCCCTCCTGCGGCCGCACGTCCGGCATCCGCACGGACGACCGGTGCCCGGGCCGTCGGAGCGCGGCCGGCCCCGCGGCGTCCGGCTGGTGCCCGCGCCGACCGGTCGGGTGCACCGCACCGCGACGGTCCGCGTACGGGCTGGTGGGTCGCCGCGGCGATCGCCGTCGTGATCGCGGTGGTCGGCGGCGGAGCGGTGTGGTGGTGGGGCGCCGGCCCCGGCGCGTCCGCCTCGGTACCTGACGTCACGCACCTCAGCCGAGGCTCGGCCGTACGCGCGATCGACCAGTCCGGACTGTCGGCCCAGGTGCGGGAGGTCTTCAGCGAGACCGTGCCCCGCGACACGGTCGTGCGCACGGTCCCGGGCGCAGGCAGCGACCAGCGCAAGTCCGAGGCGGTGGTGCTGGAGGTCTCCAAGGGCCCCGAGCGGTACCTCGTCCCCCAGCTCACCGGGGTCGACCAGGCGACTGCTCGACAACGGCTCACCGCCGGTCATCTCGCGGTCGGCACCGTGACGCAGGCCTTCCACGAGACCGTTCCCGCCGGACAGGTCGTGAGCAGCCGTCCCGGCACCGGCGCCGAGCAGAAGAAGGGCGCTCGCGTCGACCTGGTGGTGAGCAAGGGACGGCAGCCGATCACCGTGCCGACCGTCACCGGACAGACGCAGGAGCAGGCTTCGGGTGCTCTCACCGACGCCGGGCTCGCGGTGTCGCTCGCGCCCCAGGCGTTCAGCGACACCGTCCCGAACGGCAGCGTCATCAGCCAGAACCCGTCGACCGGAACGCTGTTCCGTGGCGAGACCGTGACGCTCACGGTCTCCAAGGGCCCGCAGATCATCGCGGTCCCCCGCGTGATCGACATGAAGGTCGGCGAGGCGCGTCGCACGCTCGAGGCGGCCGGCCTCAAGGTGAAGGTGTCGCGGGTGTTCGGAGGCATCTTCGACACCGTGCGTGACCAGAACCCCGCCCCCGGCAGTCAGGTGCCCCGCGGCACGGAGGTCACCCTCTCGGTGGTCTGA
- a CDS encoding lytic transglycosylase domain-containing protein, giving the protein MAPFDYTPPANPHALHSPAELNQGRTWVRYTVRPGDSLAKLAVQHRTTVAALVHANRITNPRALTAGKVLQVPAGTAPARSTAPAPRKQSPAPARRATAAKTPARQMRTHVVQPGDNLITLGIRYGVGWSALMKANGMSDPNQLQTGRVLRVPVSPGTAAPTQATPPRRTPAASRSVAPAAVTPRTHTVRPGENLIGLGTRYGVGWRALMNANGMSDPNRVAVGTVLRIPAKGAPVASPATPPAARKPTSATPVSHTPAAPRPKTPVRITPRIHTVRSGENLIELGRRYGVGWRNLMNANGLTDPNRVAVGTVLRIPAPGTTVAPAKPAAKKPAARPAAKKPAAKPSAHKPAAKKPSAKKPARTTSRSSSNTFLGRTYPDHVVASAAKNREALRHVAVPTRSQTRDLIVQTARRYGVNPKLALAIGWQESGWNQRSVSVANAVGIMQVMPSTGQWCGDMVGRRLNLMDPRDNVTAGVVMLRWLTTHASSRDQAIAGYYQGLGGVRENGMYPDTRAYVRNVKAHMARF; this is encoded by the coding sequence ATGGCACCGTTCGACTACACGCCGCCGGCCAACCCCCATGCGCTGCACAGCCCGGCGGAGCTGAACCAGGGACGCACCTGGGTGCGCTACACGGTCCGCCCGGGCGACTCCCTCGCCAAGCTCGCCGTCCAGCACCGTACGACGGTCGCCGCGCTGGTGCACGCCAACCGGATCACCAACCCGCGTGCGCTCACGGCGGGCAAGGTCCTGCAGGTCCCGGCGGGCACCGCTCCGGCGCGGTCGACGGCTCCCGCGCCGCGCAAGCAGAGCCCGGCTCCGGCGCGTCGCGCGACCGCCGCCAAGACGCCTGCACGCCAGATGCGCACCCACGTGGTGCAGCCGGGCGACAACCTCATCACCCTGGGCATCCGTTACGGCGTCGGCTGGTCTGCGCTGATGAAGGCCAACGGCATGTCCGACCCCAACCAGCTGCAGACGGGTCGCGTCCTGCGAGTGCCGGTGAGCCCCGGTACGGCCGCGCCGACGCAGGCGACGCCCCCTCGACGTACCCCGGCAGCGAGCCGCAGCGTCGCACCCGCGGCCGTCACGCCTCGTACGCACACCGTGCGACCGGGCGAGAACCTCATCGGCCTCGGCACGCGGTACGGCGTCGGCTGGCGGGCGCTCATGAACGCCAACGGCATGTCCGACCCCAACCGGGTCGCGGTCGGCACGGTGCTGCGCATCCCCGCCAAGGGCGCACCGGTCGCGAGCCCGGCCACGCCACCCGCGGCGCGCAAGCCCACCAGTGCGACACCTGTGTCGCACACGCCGGCCGCACCACGCCCCAAGACGCCGGTGCGCATCACGCCACGCATCCACACCGTCCGGTCCGGCGAGAACCTCATCGAGCTCGGCCGCAGGTACGGCGTCGGATGGCGCAACCTGATGAACGCCAACGGGCTCACCGACCCCAACCGCGTGGCGGTCGGCACGGTGCTGCGGATCCCCGCGCCGGGTACGACGGTCGCCCCGGCCAAGCCGGCCGCAAAGAAGCCCGCAGCCCGGCCGGCCGCCAAGAAGCCCGCGGCCAAGCCGAGCGCCCACAAGCCCGCCGCCAAGAAGCCCTCCGCGAAGAAGCCGGCCAGGACCACCAGCCGCAGCTCGTCCAACACCTTCCTCGGGCGCACCTACCCCGACCACGTCGTCGCGTCGGCGGCCAAGAACCGTGAGGCACTGCGGCATGTCGCCGTGCCGACCCGCAGCCAGACCCGCGACCTGATCGTGCAGACCGCTCGCCGCTACGGCGTCAACCCCAAGCTGGCCCTGGCGATCGGCTGGCAGGAGTCGGGATGGAATCAGCGTTCGGTGTCGGTCGCCAATGCCGTCGGCATCATGCAGGTCATGCCGAGCACCGGCCAGTGGTGCGGTGACATGGTCGGTCGCCGCCTCAACCTGATGGATCCGCGCGACAACGTCACGGCGGGCGTCGTCATGCTGCGCTGGCTCACCACGCACGCGAGCAGCCGCGACCAGGCGATCGCCGGCTACTACCAGGGCCTCGGGGGTGTCCGCGAGAACGGCATGTACCCCGACACCCGGGCCTACGTCCGCAACGTCAAGGCGCACATGGCACGGTTCTGA
- a CDS encoding Rv2175c family DNA-binding protein → MNDANEQVDRTLEQLVGEWLNVPDLAEALGLSLKQVRQLINDRELLSHRVGERLVVAVPALFVKDGEVLPHLAGTITVLADAGLTDEEALTWLFTPDDTLPVEGAPVHMLVAGRRAEVRKRAQELAF, encoded by the coding sequence GTGAATGACGCGAACGAGCAGGTCGACCGCACCCTCGAGCAGCTGGTCGGCGAGTGGCTGAACGTCCCCGACCTCGCCGAGGCGCTGGGGCTGTCGCTGAAGCAGGTCCGCCAGCTGATCAACGACCGTGAGCTGCTGTCCCACCGGGTGGGCGAGCGGCTGGTCGTCGCGGTGCCTGCGCTGTTCGTCAAGGACGGTGAGGTGCTGCCGCATCTCGCCGGCACGATCACGGTGCTCGCCGACGCCGGGCTGACCGACGAGGAGGCCCTGACGTGGTTGTTCACCCCGGACGACACGTTGCCCGTCGAGGGTGCTCCCGTGCACATGCTCGTGGCCGGTCGCCGGGCCGAGGTGCGCAAGCGCGCCCAGGAGCTCGCGTTCTGA
- a CDS encoding lycopene cyclase domain-containing protein: MRHLAYAGMLAFCLLGTVPLDRVFRLGVLRQVRRLALTLAVAAGPFLVWDLWATHAGHWWFDDAQTLPLRVLGVPWEEVGFFVVIPIAAILTHAAVAEVRGRRTARRARR; encoded by the coding sequence ATGAGACACCTGGCCTACGCCGGGATGCTCGCGTTCTGCCTGCTCGGCACCGTGCCGCTCGACCGTGTCTTCCGCCTAGGCGTGCTCCGGCAGGTACGACGACTCGCGCTCACCCTGGCGGTCGCCGCGGGGCCGTTCCTCGTCTGGGACCTGTGGGCGACCCACGCCGGGCACTGGTGGTTCGACGACGCCCAGACCCTGCCCCTGCGCGTCCTCGGTGTGCCGTGGGAGGAGGTCGGCTTCTTCGTGGTCATCCCGATCGCCGCGATCCTCACCCACGCGGCAGTCGCCGAGGTGCGCGGACGGCGTACGGCACGTCGAGCGCGTCGATGA